In Ornithodoros turicata isolate Travis chromosome 1, ASM3712646v1, whole genome shotgun sequence, the DNA window tacataGAAAGAGCTCCTCATCAGACTGCTTACTTTTCATTTGCGTGCTTTGGAAAACGTGGTGTTGCATCCATGAAGATCGTGGACCTAAGAGTAGTTCCGAATGTGGTCCCCGTTCCTCGCACGAAACAAAACGTGAATTCAAGAACTATTCTCACGACATGTGCAGACTACACAGCAAATTTCCCATCAAACCACAGCTAACTTACATAAACTACCCCTAGTGACACTGGCTCAATGGGCCCGTACGCTGATCTTCCTCGTCCGAAATTCCGATGCATATGCGCTATCCCAATGCGATATTTTGTGGTCATGTCCAGAGCTGTACACGAGTGCTGTTATATCCTCACATCCGCTCAGGTATCCGCGCGACATCCTGGTGAGCAGATAGAAATAAAATTTTGCGAAATCCGCACGGCTAGCATGCAGTTAAAGCCGCACGCCTCTGCAACCGTGCCGATATCCGCATTTTATCCACAAACAAGAATtactgatgaaagatgaaagtcactgaaaaggttagccagctgtagggatcgaacccacatcctctggattACCAGAAGAATTACTGCCTCTGACGACGCCTCACAGGAAAATCATACTGAGAGTCATTcgcagtgcgcatgcgcaagtATTGCAATGCAAACTTTGGTTGGGATATAGGGTGCAAAGTTCATGAAAAATGGCGCTCCAGAGCGATCTTAGCATTCTTTTTTATACAATTCAACACGCACAAGAAATAATAATTTTGGCAGGAAGGTTGTAGTCCGTCATGtataaaatgaaagaaaaaaaaagtgtgcccATGCCTTCTACGGAGAGCATACAAGGCACTCCCAAACAGCGAGGAGAGCGCTGTcgaagacagacagacagacgatTGTATCCCGCGCAGCACACTTCTTATTTATTTTGTGGAAACccggtgtttccacaacctcggggcgtcagtccgtccgttccgtcgccaaggaagacacagcaaacgaaaaggttcaaacaacaagCAAGGATTTATTCCATACCTTCTCACAGCAAGCAAGGCAGCCACAACTCAAGGAGCCAAACCCAAAAAAAGAGGCCGTGGTTTTCGTGCCTATCCCTGATATAGCCCTTTTACGCCCCCTACTTCTGGGACGCATGACCCGATTCCGCTTATCAGGTGTTTTACACACGTGCCGCTCAGTGACGCCCACACTCCCCCCTCCCTAAATCCATCTACACAGGAGTCTCAAACGTCTGGCATGTCAAGGACCACGTCATCCGGGATGGCTGGAGGACCTTGCGGGCCCCGTAGGAGGTCTGGACGGTGCCGCTGTAGCACGGCCACTGCTGCTGCCACGTCGGATCCTGTGGATCGAGCTTCTCGGAGGGCTTCCACTTTTGCGCGGTGGAGGGGGCCCCGACGATGGGCGGAGCGGTGCAGCTCTGGCACCCAGCAGACTGGGCACAGAAGGCGCCTTTCGTCTTCGGTCAGGGCGATGGGTGGGTCGGCTGGATGCCGATCTTCCAGTGTGAGCCCCCTGAAGGGTGGGGGCACTTGGCTGGGGTCCATTCCGCGCAGCGGCCTGGGTTGACTGGACCACCGGGTCCTGGAGGCCCAGGAGACTGGTCTGTTCCGCGCCACCACCGTCCAGGTGGCGATGGAGGTAACCCTTGAGTGAGGCGGTTGTGGGCCGCGGGAGTCCTGTCGTCTCTCCCGTTGCACTTGCGAGGTGTGCTGCTGTCGGTCCGGGGGAGGTGCGTGGCTTCTGGGGTTTCTCGTTCTTGGAGACATTGTCTAAAAAAGGGATAAATAAGAACCATCAGGTGGAAGCACCTAACGTCGAGAGCCTGACAAGGCCTTcgtgtgtatgtcgtgaaagaAACGGTAGTAACACGATCAAGAGACTATACACTAAGTCTCAAGCACTAGGtttagcgatggagatagtgaCAGCTacatgcgccgcctgcggggacgcaaactgtagcgcCTGGAAGGTCCGAAAACgggatcctggtccaggtcttgaggaggaagctgaccgtctgcttcttcactctcggggtctcggaggtggtaagtcttcaggtccgagatatgtactggcccagtttcttcgcccgtgtcataacgacgaagcctgtaagtgaggccggaggagcacgcacttacctcgaaggggccatcccacctgtctgcgagtgaagctgcaaagcctcgtgacgcatcacttagcgggtgagtccgtcgaaggacgaggtcaccgacgctgtaggtgaggttccgacgtccacggttgtactggcgagcctggtccaaccttgcgacgtccaggttctcccgagccgtccgggctgcatcgtccagtcgactccggaggtcctcagcaaaccttgaataaggaggccgggtagcaccatcccggaggcccagagcattctccactggaaaaggggcctctcgtcccaagttcaggaacgccggggtgaagcctgtagatctgtttactgttgtccgtgtagcgaacgccagttcagccaggcgaagatcccaatcacggtggtgctgactagtaaaagcaaccaacatcattttcaggttccgattaacacgttcggtaatgttagcctgagggtgatatggggaagtcttcttgtgccgaatgcctaagacagcgcaagaatctgagaacaccttacttgtaaagtaggtagcgttatctgtgatgagctgagcaggaaacccgaaccggcaaaaggtgtcgagtagtctttcccacactctctgggaagtcagtgtcctgagaggaaacagctcaacccatttcgtgaaatgatcagtaaccacaagcaaatactggttacctctaggactacgtggaaacggtcccatcacatcacaagcaactatctgccagggcctattactctgaataggctgtaagcgcccagggggtaaaccaccacgaggttttgctctctggcatacgggacaagtacgaacatactttgttacatcctgcctcattcctggccatgtcgcaacacgacataacttttcataagttttcctgccactgctgtgacctgccaaggccgaatcatgaaagtaacgtatgaaagacttacgcaacttccgtggcaccacgactctgaatggggatgagccgtcatcgtcatccgcctggggtatgtatctgaacaggatgccatcctcgcccagcagataggagtcgtgccgtccgtcagtcgttccgatgcctgccgagtcctgctcagctaaccattgagacacccgctgacaaaggccgtccgctctctgagcgtctaggagctgctctctgctcacgacggtgccccaagacgaagatacgtctcgtgccacttgtgctgctgccaggagctgggaaggcgcctcggtgccttcctctcccccctccggtagaggcgcacgggaaagcgcgtctgctaccacgttcgttgagccccgcctgtactccacgttgaaggagtagccttgtagcgtcagggcccacctggcaagacgtccagatgggttgtggagccgctgcagccaggaaagtgcctggtggtcagtctggacggtgaaagtggtgccgtccaggtacagatcaaacttcctgagagcgaagatgatcgccaagcattccttttccgtgacggagtaattccgttctgcgggattcagcgtgcgacttgcaaaagccactggacagagaatagcgtcatgctcctgcaagagaactgcgccaaccccgtaatcgctagcatctgtttgcactacaaacggtttgttcaggtcaggcaaatatagcctggccgtattagcgatcgcgtgagaaagagctcgaaatgatagttcgtgctcctctccccactgccagggtgtgtcgttgcgcaacaaccggttaagcggctgcgctaactcagcgcagttaggaatgaattgtctgtagaaaccaaccatacccaagaaacgctgcaaggcttttacgttaccgggaaccggatactccatgatcgcctttagcttgtcatcgctaggactgatggttcctccgtccaccatgaagccgagaaggctgatcctaggcgatgctagctgcaccttgcgggggtttatggttagccccgcctgcttcatccttgcaaggacgattgacaggtgttccaagtgttcctgaaagtttctggaaaacactacgacatcatccatgtacgccatcgcgaagttatacttccatctcccaatacggtatccattagccgttggaaactggcgggagagttagacagaccgaaaggcatccgtacaaactcaaacaaacccctatgacaggtaaaggctgttttcgggacatcctccggggcaacttggatttgcaaaaaccctctactacaatcaagcgttgaaaacactgtagcgttgcccagggaatacataatagactcgatggacggaaaggggtaagagtcccttacagttactgcgttaagtcgacggtaatcgacgcataacctagccgtaccatcacgtttcggagccaggacgacaggaaacgcccaagggctctgggacctttgaactgcaccggtttggagcatttcatcaagagcagcgtctaacaaagcacgcttatgcacactcaatggtctcggattacaacgccagggcctagcgttacccgtgtctatgctatgctgtaacacagacgacttaccgggtttttccgtgaggacaccgtcaaactgccgcagtacttgtttaagctgacggcgctcctcctcgggaccatggaatgaccccaagacagtcgggagcggggacggttcgacggacgttgctgcagcttgcttagctggactgctgtcctgtggcacggcgaaaggaaaaaatcctgacgatccgtggtagacgtatcctccattgggcaggtccagcacaaatttctgccggataatgaagtccctgcccaggataacgggcactgccaggccaggaaggtggacgaagcgctgctttcgtcgtctcccatcaaagcgaagccagagcacaactgcagtttgtgctggaatcacgtcattggaagcaagacgtagagtgacatctgtggattgcaatgcCACATTTCGTGATgcgcagtgctcgtaaacacaatcgccgataagggagactgtagctcccgtgtcgataagggcgatgtaatctctccccaaaattcgaacagcgatgtttggttccttgtcctcgatgttatctcggacagaaaaagcaaaaggagctaaagcgtctccttttatcttgctgcttgcaaagccagcttctgaattatcagggtcacggattgtaaccgtccgttcgctctttcggcagatagccgacgtcgCTGAGCGATTGTTTACCGGcgtcggctgcgaccgtttcccgttggcacattacgggggTTTGGTCTTTGCTGCGGACAGTCCCGACGAAAGTGGTCCGGGCTGCCGCACGTCCAACAGCCGGCTGGCATTCTGCGTTGCTGCCGCGGAGCATGCCGTTGCTCCTGCGGCCTCCTTGGGGTTTCGCCAGCTAAATAGCCGGGTTGCCCATGATTATGGGACAGGACGGGTCtgccaaggctcgttcctgcgagGATCGCCCTCTGTTCATAACGGACGGGATCGGGTGCTCGGCGTGATGGCTCCGCATAATAATTGCGGTTCGGTTCATCCAGTCCCACTGCAGGTGGGCGCTCaaccgaggctgctcccgctgaccacgcacagcgcggttctaacgccaattcaggcggcggcgggggccgataCTCGAGCTCCGCTAAGAGGTCTCCTTCAATTGAGCGAGCCTCTTGCGCCAGCGCCTCAAGGCtattaaagcgatgggctcgaagatagggccggtagcgaggatgacactgacggatagcccgcgTCACACGCTGCTCTTCTGTAGCAGTAGGTTCAGCTCTGCTATACAGGTCTTGcaaggcccgaacgaattctgctaaggtctcatctggatgctgagtacgcttgtgcagctcctccaggatacaatattcgtaatccggtggaagaaattcgctcttaaaccgcttctgaaagtcctgaacggacgtaaacctcgactgcagccgaagccagcgggcggcgtctccgatcaaagcaacctgcaggatgcgttgtatcaggacttcatctgagattcccataccagtctgataggctgtaaggtcatccaagaagtctgcgaccgactttttatcggtgtaacctgagaaggtagggaccggtaaattcagtcgcaggggcgcttgtgcctgcggcggcgaaaccgacccggcatcaaggcgttgtgccaccaacgaacataactccgtcatgcgtgacaagaGTTCTGTCGTTATAGCGGAGTCAAACTGCGGCACTGCAGGCACTGCAGATACCGTAATTGACGTACCTTGGGACGGAGGCACTGCATGTGCTCCTTTGCCCTCGGCTGGTCCTTTCGGCTCCGAAGGCGCCGAGTTGTCCGAAACCACTCTCTCCTCTGAACGAGACCGCTGATGAACAGGGCCTTTGTTCCGGAGGTTGTATCTGCCTGGCGGCGGCGAATGGTGCATCGGCTCCGGGGACTCGGGTACCGAGTGGGAGCTGGGAAGCACTCGCAAACAACTTAAACACACTCAAAACAACAACGCtagctcaaaaaagaaaaaaaatgacaccCCGGAAAAAGAACATGAACAAACCGgcgggtcctgaatgaaagaaaagaaaaagaaaaacgtaccAAACGAAAAATTAACAACGCGTGCTGCGTCTTCCCCGCTGTCGAACGGACGAACTgtgaccccaaacgttgggcgccagttgtggaaaaccttttcgtttgctgtgtcttccttggcgacggaacggacggactgacgccccgaagttgtggaaacccggtgtttccacaacctcggggcgtcagtccgtccgttccgtcgccaaggaagacacagcaaacgaaaaggttcaaacaacaagCAAGGATTTATTCCATACCTTCTCACAGCAAGCAAGGCAGCCACAACTCAAGGAGCCAAACCCAAAAAAAGAGGCCGTGGTTTTCGTGCCTATCCCTTATATAGCCCTTTTACGCCCCCTACTTCTGGGACGCATGACCCGATTCCGCTTATCAGGTGTTTTACACACGTGCCGCTCAGTGACGCCCACCATTTTTTCGCAACGGCCGATGCCCATGTTTGTTCTGAATTAAAACCGGAGCACGAAACACAGACAAGAACACAAAGACAACacttgctccactatcaacagatTTTTTAATGGCAGCAATCCTTAAATAGGAGTTGCCgaggggaaagggggaaacCAAACAACTCACTTTTCATGTCCTACATCTGACTTCTAGATACTTAATTCTTCACGTGTCAGTGCCACAGACGGCTCGCTGACACAATCACCTTTGCCCAATCTCTCGATTAAAAAGGCTTCAAACAATTCCCTTTCAGTTTTTGTTTTGAACCTACCCTTTATCTGTGTTGTTGTAAAATCGGGTGTGTAACCACACTTCATTACATGTGTGGTGCACCCGCCTGCTCGCGTTGCATCCACATTAATGTTTAACACAATCAAAACGGGTGGGCCCACGCTGAAGCGAGGAAAAACGAGACGAGACCGCTTTACAGTTATAGCATCTTTACTTTCCTAGCCGTACAACACCGCATCATGTGTGACAGGCTCACCCTTTCGACGTGGCTTGCAGGCTGTTCAGGCTGACAGGCCTCCGTTGACGACGGCACCCTGGGCGGTGGTCTCGGTCGCACCCCGTTGGTGTTCAGTTGACATTCGGGGACGCAGACATGTCGGCTGTGACGCAGGGCCTGGTCGGCGTTGTTCCGGGAGGCGGTTAGTGTCAACCGGCGAACAGGCGATCTCAGAGCTCCCAATCGTCAGGTGTTTTCTCGTTCGTTGTCGGGTCTCCTCTGTCCACCGTCAAAGCTCTTCCTTACCGCGAAGGCTCGGCCCCTTTGTTTCTCGCTCGCATGCTTGTTTCCCTTCGAACACCCCGCACATATGGTTTTCATTCGGCTCGAAGTACGCGCCCCTTTGATGCCGCCGTCAGGTGCCACCGTGTCGCCGGAGGTGATGGGGTCCTCTAATTGCTCCCAGACGCGGAGCCTTGTCGCGTCGCT includes these proteins:
- the LOC135369057 gene encoding uncharacterized protein LOC135369057, with product MSPRTRNPRSHAPPPDRQQHTSQVQRERRQDSRGPQPPHSRVTSIATWTVVARNRPVSWASRTRWSSQPRPLRGMDPSQVPPPFRGLTLEDRHPADPPIALTEDERRLLCPVCWVPELHRSAHRRGPLHRAKVEALREARSTGSDVAAAVAVLQRHRPDLLRGPQGPPAIPDDVVLDMPDV